Proteins found in one Leguminivora glycinivorella isolate SPB_JAAS2020 chromosome 22, LegGlyc_1.1, whole genome shotgun sequence genomic segment:
- the LOC125237823 gene encoding vitamin K-dependent protein C-like, with protein MAVDILDGAIRKYPKRLQKRECNYTSGSEESGQSAGPQPQPQRSDDIATYPFVASVLRMGAHYATGALVDKRWVLTAAGVFYNVRESIKLYRARLGSVNCKRGGIVMPLQQIVVHPAYLPGKPESDLAMLRLAHPVAASPSVHPVSLTERKGKVEITKFLTMYWPRLIVDGKALPADAKERQQHTSMRVSTQRVLPWKQCWRALSSRLQDLTQNSFCLRPLKQFHTLCLPDVGAPVLSSDGLWGIISGWMGEPCSFQDPCPVVVARVSPPAIRYWLESQFELED; from the exons ATGGCAG TGGACATCCTCGACGGCGCCATCCGCAAGTACCCGAAGCGGCTGCAGAAGCGCGAGTGCAACTACACGAGCGGCAGCGAGGAGTCTGGGCAGAGCGCGGGGCCGCAGCCGCAGCCGCAACGCTCCGACGACATCGCCACCTACCCGTTCGTGGCGTCGGTGCTGCGCATGGGCGCGCACTACGCCACCGGCGCGCTCGTCGACAAGCGCTGGGTGCTCACCGCCGCCGGCGTCTTCTACAA CGTTCGCGAGTCCATAAAGCTGTACCGCGCGCGGCTGGGGTCGGTGAACTGCAAGCGCGGCGGGATCGTGATGCCGCTGCAGCAGATCGTGGTGCACCCGGCGTACCTGCCCGGCAAGCCCGAGAGCGACCTGGCCATGCTGCGCCTGGCGCACCCCGTCGCCGCCAGCCCCTCCGTGCACCCCGTCAGCCTCACCGAGCGCAAGGGCAAGGTCGAGATCACCAAGTTCCTCACCATGTACTGGCCGAGGCTCATT GTGGACGGCAAGGCGCTGCCGGCGGACGCGAAGGAGCGGCAGCAGCACACGAGCATGCGCGTGTCGACGCAGCGCGTGCTGCCGTGGAAGCAGTGCTGGCGCGCGCTCAGCTCGCGTCTGCAGGACCTCACGCAGAACAGCTTCTGTCTGCGCCCGCTCAAGCAGTTCCACACTCTATGCCTG CCTGACGTGGGGGCGCCCGTGCTGTCGTCGGACGGGCTGTGGGGCATCATCTCGGGCTGGATGGGCGAGCCCTGCAGCTTCCAGGACCCGTGCCCCGTGGTGGTGGCGCGCGTGTCGCCGCCCGCCATACGCTACTGGCTCGAGTCGCAGTTCGAACTTGAGGACTAG